In Candidatus Hydrogenedentota bacterium, a single genomic region encodes these proteins:
- a CDS encoding right-handed parallel beta-helix repeat-containing protein, whose amino-acid sequence MNAFFRLSLSCAALLAGWASFAAQPPESRTPVPALPKPSVTLHVAADGADANSGAADAPFATLERARDEIRARRAAGALASGGAEVVVHGGLYPVRGAFTLGAEDTATEAAPVLYRAADGAAPVFSGGVRLSGFTPVADPEALARIPEEARALAVQCDLKPLGVAPMPPLVLGGVGSGNGFVSHPVPELFFNGEALPMARYPNGGMLRVADIAVPADHTMHGLSGTKTGRILYEDERHARWAAEPDAFLYGYWFFDWADSYERVAAIDPVRREITLAEPWHGYGYRKGARYYAVNLLCEMDAPGEWWLDRANAVLYLFPPSDPSAADLTLSLLPGPLLQMDGVAHTRFEGLTWELGAMDAVRVTNSTRCLFAGCTVRHCGGDGVVVRGGAEIGVVSCDIYSMGRGGVVLNGGDRKTLEPSGHFLENCHIHHLSRLDHTYTPAALVNGAGTRIAHNLMHHINSSAMRVNGNNHTVEYNEVHDVLLESDDQGGADMWGDPTYRGNAYRFNYWHHIGNWRRTGEDLDCGQAGIRLDDAISGVLIYGNIFYRCSAGRHGFGGVQIHGGKDNLIENNIFADCEQAVSFSPWGEKRWREFTAKALESPNIDPALYLERYPDLARMDENVDGNTLRRNIVWKCGKFLHHNPKNTALEDNILDPPDTVFAGPGAGDFTLSPESPEPAAAGFQPIPLGMIGLHADAYRKNVPEGQIRAARSRVN is encoded by the coding sequence ATGAACGCTTTTTTCCGCCTGTCCCTTTCCTGCGCGGCGCTGCTCGCCGGCTGGGCCTCTTTCGCGGCGCAGCCCCCGGAGAGCCGCACCCCGGTTCCCGCGCTTCCCAAACCGTCCGTGACGCTGCATGTGGCGGCGGACGGCGCGGACGCCAACAGCGGCGCGGCGGACGCGCCTTTCGCCACCCTCGAGCGCGCCCGCGATGAAATCCGCGCGCGACGCGCGGCGGGCGCGCTCGCTTCGGGCGGCGCGGAGGTGGTGGTCCACGGCGGGCTCTATCCCGTGCGCGGCGCATTCACCCTCGGCGCGGAGGACACGGCCACCGAAGCCGCGCCGGTGCTTTACCGGGCGGCCGACGGCGCGGCGCCCGTCTTCAGCGGCGGGGTGCGCCTCTCCGGCTTCACCCCCGTGGCGGACCCGGAAGCGCTGGCGCGCATCCCGGAGGAGGCGCGCGCCCTCGCCGTGCAGTGCGACTTGAAACCCCTGGGCGTGGCGCCCATGCCCCCCCTGGTGCTGGGTGGCGTGGGCAGCGGCAACGGGTTCGTCTCCCATCCCGTGCCGGAGCTTTTCTTCAACGGCGAGGCGCTGCCCATGGCCCGCTACCCCAACGGGGGCATGCTCCGTGTCGCGGATATCGCCGTGCCGGCGGACCACACCATGCACGGCCTGTCCGGCACGAAGACCGGCCGGATTCTCTATGAGGACGAACGCCACGCCCGGTGGGCGGCGGAGCCGGACGCCTTCCTTTACGGCTACTGGTTCTTCGACTGGGCGGACTCCTACGAGCGCGTCGCCGCAATTGACCCGGTGAGGCGGGAAATTACCCTGGCGGAGCCGTGGCACGGCTATGGCTACCGCAAGGGCGCCCGGTATTACGCGGTGAACCTCCTGTGCGAGATGGACGCCCCCGGCGAGTGGTGGCTGGACCGGGCCAACGCCGTGCTCTACCTGTTCCCGCCCTCCGACCCGTCCGCCGCGGACCTGACCCTTTCCCTGCTGCCCGGCCCGCTGCTCCAGATGGACGGCGTCGCGCACACCCGCTTCGAGGGGCTCACCTGGGAACTGGGCGCCATGGACGCCGTGCGGGTCACCAACAGCACCCGCTGCCTATTTGCGGGCTGCACCGTCCGCCACTGCGGCGGCGACGGCGTGGTGGTCCGGGGCGGCGCGGAAATCGGCGTCGTCTCCTGCGACATTTACTCGATGGGGCGCGGCGGTGTCGTCCTCAACGGCGGCGACCGCAAAACCCTCGAACCCTCCGGGCACTTTTTGGAGAACTGCCACATCCACCACCTGTCCCGCCTGGACCACACCTACACCCCGGCGGCGCTGGTCAACGGCGCGGGTACCCGCATCGCCCACAACCTGATGCACCACATCAACAGCAGCGCCATGCGCGTGAACGGCAACAACCACACGGTGGAATACAACGAGGTCCACGACGTGCTGCTCGAGTCGGACGACCAGGGCGGTGCGGACATGTGGGGCGACCCGACCTACCGGGGCAATGCCTACCGGTTCAACTACTGGCACCACATCGGCAACTGGCGGCGGACCGGAGAGGACCTGGACTGCGGCCAGGCGGGCATCCGGCTGGACGACGCCATTTCGGGCGTGCTCATTTACGGCAACATCTTTTACCGGTGCTCCGCGGGGCGGCACGGCTTCGGCGGCGTGCAAATCCACGGCGGCAAGGACAACCTCATCGAGAACAACATCTTCGCGGACTGCGAGCAGGCCGTGAGTTTCAGTCCCTGGGGCGAAAAGCGCTGGAGGGAGTTCACCGCAAAGGCCCTGGAGTCCCCCAACATTGACCCCGCGCTGTATCTGGAACGCTATCCAGACCTGGCGCGGATGGACGAGAACGTGGACGGAAACACCCTGCGCCGCAACATCGTCTGGAAATGCGGCAAGTTCCTGCACCACAACCCGAAAAACACCGCCCTGGAGGACAACATCCTCGACCCGCCGGACACGGTCTTTGCCGGCCCCGGCGCGGGCGACTTCACCCTTTCCCCGGAATCGCCGGAGCCGGCGGCGGCGGGGTTCCAGCCCATCCCCCTGGGCATGATTGGCCTC
- a CDS encoding TerB family tellurite resistance protein → MLKKWLDWLAAGPEARDATPEKRLRRALCVLLLEAAAADGELDAEELRHVGGIMRDRFELDQDEVQELLAEAEEARAESVGLFEYTNELNRQFSPEERLRVMEDLWRVIYADGSLDAHE, encoded by the coding sequence ATGCTGAAAAAATGGCTGGACTGGCTTGCGGCGGGTCCCGAAGCGCGGGATGCGACGCCGGAAAAGCGCCTCCGGCGCGCGTTGTGCGTGCTATTACTGGAGGCGGCCGCGGCGGACGGGGAATTGGACGCGGAGGAACTGCGGCACGTGGGGGGCATAATGCGGGACCGTTTCGAACTGGACCAGGACGAGGTGCAGGAGCTGCTGGCGGAGGCGGAGGAGGCGCGGGCGGAGAGTGTGGGGCTGTTTGAGTACACCAACGAGTTGAACCGGCAGTTTTCGCCGGAGGAACGGCTGCGGGTGATGGAGGACCTCTGGCGGGTGATCTATGCGGACGGATCGCTGGACGCGCACGAGG